The following coding sequences are from one Salvia hispanica cultivar TCC Black 2014 chromosome 3, UniMelb_Shisp_WGS_1.0, whole genome shotgun sequence window:
- the LOC125216586 gene encoding esterase CBG03338-like has protein sequence MEGVKVAKKKILCLHGFRTSGSFLKKQISKWDPSIFAHFDMDFPDGIYPAGGKSEIEGIFPPPYFEWFQFNKDFTEYTNLEACIDYLCNYITTNGPFHAFLGFSQGASLSALLLGYQAQGKILKEHPRISLFVSISGSKFRDPTICEVAYKDVIKVRSVHFVGEKDWLKLPSEELAAAFEDPLIIRHPQGHTVPRLDEEGVEKICRWIRHDVVLQNGEVNESEVKEAVPMEKREEIEA, from the exons ATGGAAGGTGTGAAGGTAGCAAAGAAGAAAATCCTTTGTTTGCATGGATTCAGAACCAGTGGGAGCTTCCTCAAAAAGCAAATCAGCAAATGGGATCCTTCAATTTTTGCTCATTTTGACATG GATTTTCCAGATGGAATTTACCCTGCAGGAGGGAAATCTGAGATTGAGGGCATATTTCCACCACCTTATTTTGAGTGGTTTCAATTCAACAAG GATTTTACCGAGTACACCAACTTGGAAGCATGTATAGACTACTTATGCAACTACATTACAACAAATGGTCCATTTCATGCCTTTTTAGGCTTCTCTCAG GGAGCTTCATTGTCAGCACTTCTACTTGGATATCAAGCACAG GGAAAGATACTGAAAGAGCATCCACGTATAAGTCTGTTTGTATCCATATCCGGGTCGAAATTTAGGGATCCAACCATATGTGAGGTTGCTTACAAAGATGTGATCAAGGTTAGATCAGTTCATTTTGTTGGGGAGAAGGATTGGCTAAAACTTCCTTCTGAGGAGCTGGCTGCAGCGTTTGAGGACCCTTTGATCATACGACATCCTCAAGGCCACACCGTGCCTAGGCTAG ATGAAGAGGGTGTTGAGAAGATTTGCAGGTGGATTAGGCATGATGTTGTGTTGCAGAATGGAGAAGTGAATGAGAGTGAGGTTAAAGAAGCAGTTCCAATGgagaaaagagaagaaattgaagctTAG
- the LOC125213867 gene encoding caffeoylshikimate esterase-like — protein sequence MAKFKHPIAEANETSPFGSLSPDEFYARHSVTHGSEFITSKTQNLKLFTQWWTPQQSPPLRAVVCVVHGFTGESSWFVQLTAVHLAKHGFAVCAIDHMGHGFSEGLIAHLPDLNAVVDDCIAFFDGFRERYAPDLPAFLYSESLGGAISLLISLRRDGTAPKRKFDGVVLNGAMCGISDKFKPPWPLEHFLSIAAFLVPTWSVVPTRGSIPNVSFKVEWKRKLALASPRRPTIRPRAATAQELMRVSRELQGKFGEVDIPFLIVHGGDDIVCDPACAEELYNRAASKDKTLRIYPGMWHQLVGEPDENVELVFGEIVDWLLTRSKPASG from the exons ATGGCGAAATTCAAGCACCCGATTGCAGAAGCCAATGAGACGAGCCCGTTCGGCTCACTCAGCCCCGACGAATTCTACGCCCGCCACTCAGTCACCCACGGTTCCGAGTTCATCACCAGCAAGACACAAAACCTCAAGCTCTTCACGCAGTGGTGGACGCCTCAGCAATCGCCGCCGCTCAGAGCCGTCGTCTGCGTCGTGCACGGCTTCACCGGCGAGTCCAGCTGGTTCGTCCAGCTCACCGCCGTCCACCTCGCCAAGCACGGCTTCGCCGTCTGCGCCATCGACCACATGGGCCACGGCTTCTCCGAGGGCCTAATCGCGCACCTGCCGGACCTCAACGCCGTCGTCGACGACTGCATCGCCTTCTTCGACGGATTCCGCGAGAGGTACGCGCCGGATCTGCCGGCGTTCCTCTACTCGGAGTCGCTCGGCGGCGCGATCTCGCTGCTCATCTCGCTCCGCCGCGACGGCACCGCGCCGAAGAGGAAGTTCGACGGCGTCGTGCTGAACGGAGCGATGTGCGGGATCAGCGACAAGTTCAAGCCGCCGTGGCCGCTGGAGCATTTCCTCTCGATCGCCGCGTTTCTGGTGCCGACCTGGTCCGTGGTGCCCACGCGCGGCTCCATACCGAACGTCTCCTtcaag GTGGAGTGGAAGCGGAAACTGGCGCTTGCAAGCCCTCGGCGGCCGACAATAAGGCCACGCGCTGCCACAGCGCAGGAGCTGATGAGAGTGAGCAGAGAGCTGCAGGGGAAGTTTGGTGAAGTGGACATACCATTCCTCATCGTCCACGGCGGCGACGACATCGTCTGCGACCCGGCCTGCGCGGAGGAACTCTACAACCGCGCGGCCAGCAAGGACAAAACCCTCCGGATATACCCCGGGATGTGGCACCAGCTGGTCGGCGAGCCAGACGAGAACGTTGAGCTCGTCTTCGGGGAGATTGTCGATTGGCTCCTCACCAGATCCAAACCGGCAAGCGGCTGA
- the LOC125215481 gene encoding family of serine hydrolases 2-like: MEAANFGKKKILCLHGFRTSGSFLKMQISKWDPSVFAPFVLDFPDGIYPAGGKSEIEVIFPPPYFEWFQFSKDFTGQTNLEACIDYLCNYMETNGPFHGLLGFSQFSIRGCIIITSTSYQAQGKILKQHPPITLFVSISGSKFKDPAISEVAYKELIKVRSVHVVGERDWQKLPSEELAAAFDRPLIIRHPQGHTVPRLDEEAVEKVCSWIRHGVVLHRSINVRIKHENRKKTKNGERSWLKGKL, translated from the exons atggaAGCTGCAAACTTTGGAAAGAAGAAAATCTTGTGCTTACATGGATTCAGAACCAGTGGGAGCTTTCTCAAAATGCAAATTAGCAAATGGGATCCCTCAGTTTTTGCTCCCTTTGTCCTG GATTTCCCGGACGGTATTTACCCAGCAGGAGGGAAATCCGAGATTGAGGTCATATTTCCACCCCCTTATTTTGAATGGTTTCAATTCAGTAAG GATTTTACGGGGCAGACAAACTTGGAAGCGTGTATAGACTACTTGTGCAACTACATGGAGACAAATGGTCCATTCCATGGGCTTTTAGGCTTCTCTCAG TTTTCCATAAGGGGCTGCATTATCATCACTTCTACTTCATATCAAGCACAA GGAAAGATACTGAAGCAACATCCTCCTATAACCCTGTTTGTATCCATATCCGGGTCGAAATTTAAGGATCCAGCCATATCTGAGGTTGCTTACAAAGAGCTCATCAAGGTTAGGTCAGTTCATGTTGTTGGCGAGAGAGATTGGCAAAAACTGCCTTCTGAGGAGCTGGCTGCAGCATTCGACCGCCCTTTGATCATACGCCACCCTCAAGGCCACACCGTGCCTCGCCTAG ATGAAGAGGCTGTTGAGAAGGTCTGTAGCTGGATTAGGCATGGTGTAGTGTTGCACCGGAGCATCAATGTCAGAATCAAACACGAAAACAGGAAAAAGACCAAGAATGGAGAAAGGAGTTGGCTGAAGGGAAAACTGTGA
- the LOC125216871 gene encoding uncharacterized protein LOC125216871 — protein sequence MGAGQAMKRIPRIKFPQRHPKPSGTNNHVDDMSAHDLKNDDLVMKFFSRAPSAASGGKASDQPKRTPVTQEEIDSVMLGGCF from the exons ATGGGAGCAGGGCAGGCGATGAAGAGAATCCCACGCATCAAATTTCCCCAACGCCATCCAAAACCCTCTG GTACAAACAACCATGTCGATGACATGTCCGCACATGATCTCAAGAATGATGATCTTGTTATGAAATTCTTCTCAAGGGCTCCATCCGCTGCATCGGGAGGGAAGGCTTCTGATCAGCCCAAAAGAACTCCTGTTACTCAAGAGGAGATTGATTCCGTCATG TTGGGTGGCTGTTTCTGA
- the LOC125213868 gene encoding uncharacterized protein LOC125213868 gives MHLWPSMRLRDSFKESYLKKLEWNLHRMNIEKRQQKQQERNQTDRTQQKLLETDHSDSEDSGCGGIAVICREILMILSCCYCCFCCGACVVDEESS, from the exons ATGCATCTATGGCCGTCGATGAGGCTGAGGGACTCTTTCAAGGAGAGTTACTTGAAGAAATTGGAATGGAATCTTCATCGAATGAACATCGAAAAGCGGCAGCAGAAGCAGCAAGAGCGAAATCAGACTGATCGCACTCAGCAAAAGCTTCTGGAAACCGACCATAGTGATTCGGAAGATTCGGGGTGTGGAGGAATTGCTGTGATATGCAGAGAAATTCTCATGATTCTCTCCTGCTGTTACTGTTGTTTCTGCTGTGGAG CCTGTGTTGTTGATGAAGAAAGCAGCTGA
- the LOC125211456 gene encoding NAD(P)H-quinone oxidoreductase subunit S, chloroplastic: MAASFHLQTLHKSPFLQKPSPKLPKRIITAKFNLYEILGGRGLCNGEQGLQQELKKTIPPTPPPPPPSPPSEAESPQVSEDGFEKELLGLTGGFPGGEKGLKKFIQDNPPPPPPAKGETTSEFDPKKAKAKAPELPLLLPGMIAIVKSPNNPFHMYCGIVQRISDGKAGVLFEGGNWDKLVTFRLDELERRDKGPPMVNPRSAILEPEEAT, from the coding sequence ATGGCAGCTTCTTTCCATCTCCAAACCCTCCACAAATCCCCATTCCTCCAAAAACCATCTCCCAAACTCCCCAAACGAATCATCACCGCCAAATTCAACCTCTACGAAATCCTCGGCGGCCGCGGCCTCTGCAACGGCGAGCAAGGCCTCCAGCAAGAACTCAAAAAAACCATCCCACCCACACCTCCTCCGCCACCTCCTTCGCCGCCGTCAGAGGCGGAATCCCCACAGGTATCAGAAGACGGCTTCGAGAAGGAGCTCCTAGGGCTCACCGGCGGATTCCCGGGCGGCGAAAAGGGGCTGAAGAAATTCATCCAAGACAAtccgccgcctccgcctcccGCCAAGGGCGAAACCACCTCCGAATTCGATCCGAAGAAGGCGAAGGCGAAGGCGCCGGAGCTGCCGCTGCTGCTGCCGGGGATGATTGCGATCGTGAAGAGCCCCAATAATCCGTTTCATATGTATTGTGGGATTGTGCAGAGGATCAGCGATGGGAAGGCGGGGGTGCTGTTTGAAGGGGGGAATTGGGATAAGCTCGTCACCTTCCGGCTTGATGAGCTCGAGCGCAGAGATAAGGGCCCGCCTATGGTTAATCCCAGATCCGCCATTCTTGAGCCTGAAGAAGCTACTTGA